A window of Veillonellales bacterium genomic DNA:
CTCCGTCATTTTTTCCGACGAGGCAACACCGACGGGAAAATAATACTGGAAACTAAAAAGGGAAGCGCCCATAATAGGAGCGCCTCCCCTTTTTCATATAAGAAAGGAGTCATTGTTGGGGTTTCCACCGGTTGTCTACAAAAGTTTAGCTGTCATCGCGAGGCGTTAGCCGCGGCGATCTCAAAGAAGGCGCGACGTTCTGAACACAGAGATTGCTTCGCTGCCGCTCGCAATGACAATTCCAGTACCAAGAGCTATAAGCCGCCAGCCAAGTGCCATGAGCTATCCGTTGTACAAGCCGTTGCTCTGCATGTAATTATAAATTTTTTCTCCGTGTTCCTGCTCTTCTTTTTGGATATGATTGAGAGCCTGACGGACATTGGTATTGGCGGATTCGAAAATCGCTGTGTCATAGGCCCCGGAAACAAATTTTTCCGTCATCAGCATGTCGGTGCAGAGAGAAGCTTCGTTTTGACCGGTAGATCCGGTCGTTTGACTGGCTGGAGCCGACTGACCGGCTTGGGCGGAAGACGCAGCTTGCTGCTGGCTTTGGCTACCGCTTTGCTGGCTTAGCTGCGGCACTTGACCGGACAGCATTTGGTTAATGGTATTATAATGCTGCTGCTCGCTGCCGGCCAGAGCGGTAAATAGCTGCTGCAATTGCGGATCCTGAGTTTGTCCGGCATATTTTTGGTACTTTTTGATGCAGATTTGTTCGTGCTTTTTCTGATCTTCCAGGTAGTTTTTTTCCTTCTGTGTTAGCTGTAATGTCATAATCAAC
This region includes:
- a CDS encoding spore coat protein, with the protein product MTLQLTQKEKNYLEDQKKHEQICIKKYQKYAGQTQDPQLQQLFTALAGSEQQHYNTINQMLSGQVPQLSQQSGSQSQQQAASSAQAGQSAPASQTTGSTGQNEASLCTDMLMTEKFVSGAYDTAIFESANTNVRQALNHIQKEEQEHGEKIYNYMQSNGLYNG